In the Candidatus Methanosuratincola sp. genome, GTCTGTTGGGGACGAGGATCACATCCTTCATCTTCACCCCTTCCTCGGGGGTTATTACTTCCACTTCCTTCACATTCGCTTGATCCTCTATGACTCCCCTCATTCTCTCGACCGCAGCCTTAACCGACCCGCTGCCGGTCACCACCTTCATCCTGAGGAGCGGAATCCTCGTCTTTATCCTGGCGGCCTGCCTTGCGCTGAATGAAGCCTCTATCACCTCCTTTACCACCTTCATCTCCTCCTCAAGGTTCGGATCAATCCTCTCCTTTGAAGGGGAGGGCCACTTTGTCATGTGGACGCTCTCCGGCATACCCTCGAGTCCGGCAAAGACGTGCTTGTAGATCTCCTCCGATACGAAAGGCACTATCGGAGCGATCAATTTCAGGTAATTGAAGAGGACATGGCTGAGGGTGGCATAGACGGCTATCTTGTCCGGGTCCTCCTCCTCCGTCCACGTCCTCCTCCTGATCAGTTTTATGTACCACCTGCTGACGTCGTCCCTCATGAACCCCTCGAGGTCTCTCACCGCATCGAATACCCTGCACCCCTCCATCGCCTCGGTGACCCTGTTGATCAGCCCCTCAAGCTTCGAGATTATCCACTTATCCTCCAGCCGCAAATGCCTCTCTATGGTCCCGATCGTGTGTTTCCCCGGGTCGAAATTGTCGAGGTTCATGTAAAGGCTGGCGAAGTAATAGGTGCTCCATAGGATATTGAGGAATCGTGCAGTCTCCTCTATCTCCTTCCAAGTGAACCTGAGGTCCTCCCAGGTGGTGCATCCGAGCTCATACCATCTCAATGTGTCCCTGCCGAACTTCTCTATCACCTCCTCCGGGAAGACGACGTTCCCGAGGGACTTGTGCATCGCCCGGCCGTCTTGGGCTGTCGTGAATCCGTGCATCAAAACCCTCTTGTACGGAGCTTCGTTGAAGAACACAACGCTACAGATCATGAGGGTGTAGAACCATCCTCTCGTCTGGTCCTGCCCCTCAAGGATAAGATCTGCGGGCCACCACTTCCCGAATTCCTCTTGGTTCTTAGGGTAGCCCAGGCACGCGAACGAAGCAGATCCGGAGTCCATCCAGACGTCCGCGACGTCTGGTACCCTTTGCATATCCCCGCCGCATTCGCACCTCAGCTTTATCCTGTCAACCCAAGGGCGGTGGGGCTCGATTTCGCCGGATCCGGGGGCATTCTCCTTGAGTTCGCCTATGGATCCGATGACGCGGTGTTTGCCGCATGAGTTGCAGACCCAGATCGGGAGCGGTATCCCCCAGTACCTCTGCCTTGATATCACCCAATCCTTCGCGTTCTTTATCCAGTTGCCAAACCTTGCCTTGCCTGCCCAGTCGGGTATCCACTCTACCTTCTCGTTCTCTTCCAGTAGCCGCTCCTTCAGGTCGGTGACCTTTATGAACCACTGCGAGGCGGTCCTGAGGATCAGGGGCGTCTTGCACCTCCAGCAGTGGGGATACCTGTGCCTCGTTTTCTCAGTCTTAAAGAGGAGCCCCTTCTCCTTGAGATCTTTGATTATCTCCCCGTTGGTCTCCCTGACGCTCTTCCCGGCGTACTTCCCTGCCTCCTCGGTGAAAAGCCCGCGCTCGTCCACAGGGCAGAAGTCAGGAAGCCCATACTCCTCGCCTACGGTATGGTCCTCCTCTCCGTGGCCGGGCGCTGTGTGGACGCAGCCAGTGCCCTCCTCCAGCGTAACGAACTGGTCGCTCAGCACAACGAAATGCGCAGGGCTCAGCCTTGACTGCTCTGGCACTTCTTCCAGGAGTGGTGCCCTGTACCTCAGCCCCCTCAGGTACGAGCCGGGAAACCTCTCAACGACCTCGTACGCCCTCCCCAAGTCGGAGAAAACATGGTCGAGCCTAGCTTCCGCAAGTATGTATGTCTCACTCCCAGATCTTACGCGTACATACATGAAATCAGGATGCACCATTACAGCTGCGTTCGCTGGCAGCGTCCACGGTGTCGTGGTCCAGATCAGTATGTACTCGTCCTCCTTCCCCTCGACCTTGAACTTTACGTAAATGGACTCCTCCTCCAGCTCCCTGTACTCGTCGGTCACCTCGTACCCTGCGAGCACCGTCTCGCACCTCGGGCACCAATGAACGACCTTCTTACCCTTGCCGAGGAGCCCCCTATCGTCTGCCCTCTTCAGCATTGCCCAGACCGATTCGATGTAATAGTCGTCGATAGTCCTGTAGGGCGAGTCCCAGTCCATCCAGACCCCGAGGTTCTCGAACTGCCTCGTCGCGATCTGGAGGTTCTCAAGGGCAAAAGACTTGCATGCCTTTATGAAGTTCTCTATCCCCATCGTTTCTATCTCTTTCTTGCTCTTTATGCCGATCTTCTTCTCGACCATCACTTCTATGGGTAGGCCGTGCATGTCAAATCCTGGCTGGTCTCTAACCCTGAAACCGTTCATCCTGTAGAATCTGATGTAGGCGTCCTTTAGTATCTTGTTCCATGCCGTGCCGACATGTATCGGGTTAGTCACATACGGAGGGCCGTCCAAGAAGTAGAACTTCCCTTGGCCCATCTTCCTCACCTTCTCCTCGACTCCCGTCTCCTGCCAGTACTTGAAGACCCCTTCCTCTACAACCTTTGATTTGTAGTCCTTTGGCATCTTTCCGATCCGAGACATGCCGTCTACCCCAGATACCTGAAATCTTCAGCCGCTTCGATATTAACCCTTTCCTTGATCACCCCGTCCGGTCTTGAGCCCGTATCCGTTAATAACACCATAGGGTTTAAATTATTCCCAGAATAAGGTCAATTGTTTTGGTGCATCAACAATGAACCGTCAGGT is a window encoding:
- the ileS gene encoding isoleucine--tRNA ligase; this translates as MSRIGKMPKDYKSKVVEEGVFKYWQETGVEEKVRKMGQGKFYFLDGPPYVTNPIHVGTAWNKILKDAYIRFYRMNGFRVRDQPGFDMHGLPIEVMVEKKIGIKSKKEIETMGIENFIKACKSFALENLQIATRQFENLGVWMDWDSPYRTIDDYYIESVWAMLKRADDRGLLGKGKKVVHWCPRCETVLAGYEVTDEYRELEEESIYVKFKVEGKEDEYILIWTTTPWTLPANAAVMVHPDFMYVRVRSGSETYILAEARLDHVFSDLGRAYEVVERFPGSYLRGLRYRAPLLEEVPEQSRLSPAHFVVLSDQFVTLEEGTGCVHTAPGHGEEDHTVGEEYGLPDFCPVDERGLFTEEAGKYAGKSVRETNGEIIKDLKEKGLLFKTEKTRHRYPHCWRCKTPLILRTASQWFIKVTDLKERLLEENEKVEWIPDWAGKARFGNWIKNAKDWVISRQRYWGIPLPIWVCNSCGKHRVIGSIGELKENAPGSGEIEPHRPWVDRIKLRCECGGDMQRVPDVADVWMDSGSASFACLGYPKNQEEFGKWWPADLILEGQDQTRGWFYTLMICSVVFFNEAPYKRVLMHGFTTAQDGRAMHKSLGNVVFPEEVIEKFGRDTLRWYELGCTTWEDLRFTWKEIEETARFLNILWSTYYFASLYMNLDNFDPGKHTIGTIERHLRLEDKWIISKLEGLINRVTEAMEGCRVFDAVRDLEGFMRDDVSRWYIKLIRRRTWTEEEDPDKIAVYATLSHVLFNYLKLIAPIVPFVSEEIYKHVFAGLEGMPESVHMTKWPSPSKERIDPNLEEEMKVVKEVIEASFSARQAARIKTRIPLLRMKVVTGSGSVKAAVERMRGVIEDQANVKEVEVITPEEGVKMKDVILVPNRPILGPVFRERSGLVERAISTLNGKEVMAAFEKGEGVSVEVEGVGRVEVRKDYVSFQERLPENYISERCKYGEIFIDTTKSEELLAEGLARDIVRRIQEMRKRADLNVDDYIRAFVSVPSEDARRALESRATEIAGEVRAKELRISLQEPDFGAPEAWEIDGEKYVISIERI